ATCCTAATTGGAAGCATACCTATGGGATTAAAATGATTATTCAGGAGATTTATGATAATCAGCGGTCTTATACATCATCCCCTCATATTAATGACTGATGCCTGCTGATTCCGGCCCTGGCGGTATGAGGATCGCATAAACCAGTCAATCAGTATGATTAGAATTAAAGCAAATCAATTTCAATACTAAAAGGTATGATAACTAAAATTAGGAAAAATGAAATGAAAGCACTTGTAACTGGTGGGGCAGGATTTATTGGAAGCCATCTTGTTGATCGCCTTTTGGCCGAGAACATTACGGTAGTAGTTATCGATAACCTTGAAACCGGCAGAGTGGAAAACATTTCCCACGCCCTTGCCAATTCCCGTTGCACCCTTCACACAACAGACATTTCACAGCCATTGTCCGAGGACCTATTTCAAAATGTGGATTGGGTGTTCCATCTTGCTGGTTTGGCGGATATAGTGCCATCCATTGAATCGCCCTATCGATATCATGAGGTGAATACCCATGGAACGGTTAACGTTTTGGAAGCCGCACGGAAGTCCAAAGTTAAACGGATGGTTTACGCTGCCTCTTCGTCCTGTTACGGTATCCCTGACGTCTATCCTACGCCGGAGACAGCTCCCATTCGGACTGAATACCCATATGCTCATACAAAATATGCAGCTGAAACCTATGTTATGCACTGGTCAAAAGTATACAAAATCCCAAGTATTGCACTCCGCCTGTTCAACGTATATGGCCCGCGTTCCCGTACTGGAGGAACTTATGGGGCTGTATTCGGGGTGTTTATGGCACAAAAGCTCGCTGGCCGACCTTTCACGGTGGTGGGAGACGGAGAACAGATGCGTGATTTCGTATATGTCAGTGATGTGGTTGAAGCGTTTCTTGCCGCAGCACGCTCCAACATCACTCAGGACATATTCAATATCGGATACGGAACGCCCCAAACCATCAACACATTGGTAAATTTACTTGGGGGGGAAAAAATTCACATCCAGGACCGTCCCGGAGAACCGAAATGCACACATGCCGACATCAGCAAGGCACGTGCACAACTGGCATGGAGACCCACGATAGACTTTAAAACAGGCGTTGCAGAAATGCTTCATCATATCAACATGTGGAAAGAGGCTCCGATATGGGACGAAACCAGCATCGCAAAGGCAACAAAAGCATGGTTCACTCAGCTCGCGTAAATGTCATAAATAGTAAGGCCAAACCAATGAGATATGTCCAATCATCGGAAAAAATCCTTAGTTTAGCCGTACTTTCCAACATCCTTGAAAAGCGCCAGAATGCAACCATTGTACACTGCCATGGCGTTTTCGATCTTGTTCACATCGGTCATATCAGACATTTCCAGGAGGCTAAGAGCCTGGGCGACATTCTAGTCGTCACCATAACCCCTGACGAATTTGTCAACAAAGGCCCGCACCGACCGGTTTTCTCTGCCAAACTAAGGGCTGAGAGTTTGGCTGCTCTTGAAGTTATCGATTATGTCGCCGTCAATCAATGGCCCACGGCCGTTGAAATCATTAAACTTCTAAAACCGGATATATATGTCAAAGGGTCTGAATACCGAGACATTAATAATGATAAAACAGGGAAAATCATAGACGAAGAAAAGGCGGTAAACAGCTGCGGCGGCCGAATTCATTTCACAGATGATATTGTTTACAGTTCCTCTACACTACTTAATGATTTTTTCTCTCCATTCCCTGAAGAGGTGCAGCGGTACTTACGTAATTTTTCCCGGCAATACGATATAAACGATGTTCTACATTACCTGGAAAACGCTCAAACAGTAAATGTGCTGGCAGTTGGGGAAACCATACTTGATGAATACGTTTTTTGCGACACGCTGGGGAAGTCAGGCAAAGAGCCTATCCTGGCCGCCCGTTGCGCGGGTTCCGAGATGTATGCCGGGGGTATCCTTGCAATTGGTAACAATCTTGCGGCTTTTACGGACAATGTATCCTTGTTAAGCAGTCTGGGAGACAAAGATTCAAACAAAAATTTTATACAACAAAACATAGTTCCTGTCATCAAGCCTCATTTTATAAACCATGAGGGTCCAACAATCGTAAAACGACGTTATGTTGAGCAATATCCGTTTCAAAAACTTTTTGAAGTCTATCACATGAGCAACAACGACGACAGACCTGAACCCCATGAAAAATTTCGTGAAAATTTGGAAGAACTGCTTCCTCAAGCAGATCTGGTCATTGTCGCAGATTACGGGCACGGGCTTATCGACCAAAAAACAGCCGCTTTGATTTGCGAAAAAGCTAAGTTGTTGGCCGTCAATACCCAGGTTAATGCAGGGAACTACGGCTTCAACACCGTTTCAAAATACACTGGTGCTGATTTTATCTGCATTTCAGAAAAAGAGCTTCGACTTGAAACCCGTTGTCGCAACGGGGATATTAAAAAATTGATGGGAAATGCCTCTGAGCACCTTCAATGCCCAAAGCTTCTGATTACTAAAGGCAAAGAGGGGTGTATTTGTTACGACCAACATACTGGTTTTCATAGGATTCCAGCCTTTACAGGGAAGATTGTTGATCGAATTGGATCCGGCGATACAATGCTTGCTTTATCGTCTTTATGTGTAGCTCAAAAAGCACCCTTAGAAATAGCCGGATTTCTTGGAAACGTGGCCGGGGCTTTGGCGGTTGGAACTATCTGTAACAAAACATCTTTAGAAAAAATACCGATGATGAAAAACATCATCAGTATGCTGAAATAATGATGTAAAGGTGCCCTTATGAACGACATACTAAAAGCAGGATCCTACTTGAATTATCTTAACGCCATGTTGATGGAAACTCAGATAACCGACAATGTGGGGCATACGTATTCTTTGGATGATGGCGTTGCAAGGATGGTATCTGAACTTATCATCATTCGCAATAATGGCGGACTGCTGGCTTTGGTCGGCAATGGAGGCAGTGCTGCCATTGTGGATCATGTTCACAATGACTTAGGACTTTCATGCGGAATGTGTACTTTGGTTTTTACCAACACGCCATCCCTCACAGCAGCGTCCAACGATTTTGGATACGCTGCAGCTTACGAGCGTCAACTGGCCTGTTGGAGCGATTACCAAGGCGCATTGTTAGCGATCAGCAGTTCCGGGGCTTCTGAGAACATTTTGCGTGCAGCCAAAAAGGCCAGAGCAATTGGCATGAAAATTTTTACCATGACAGGTTTTCAGCAGGACAACCCTCTACGTAAAATGGGTGAGTTGAATTTCTATATTAAATCAGATAGTTATGGTATAGTCGAGCTCGCCCATTCCTGCATCGCACACTGCGTAACAGATACTATATTGATGACATCCAAAAACGAGAAAAAAATATAAAAAATGACCCAAGACAGATACGGCATTGATACACATAAGCTGATGTTTCACCCGGAGCGGGTAGCCGCATGGAGAAGCGCCAGGCAAGAATGGCAAGAACTCAAATCCATTTACCCATTGTATGTTGAGATTTCCCCGTTTGGGGCTTGCAACCACCGCTGCACCTTTTGTGCCCTGGACTACATGGGATATAAACCTCATTCGCTTCCCTTGACTATCATGAAAAATCGGCTTGCCGAAATGGGAAAATTAGGTGTAAAGAGTGTCATGTTCGCAGGAGAAGGGGAACCGCTGCTTTATAAAGAAATTAACGAACTGGCAGCATCGGCCGTTTCCGCCGGAATAGATATAGCCTTTACCACCAACGGGGTGTTGATGAACCAGGACTTTATTGAGACAACTCTTCCACAAACCAGTTGGATAAAGGTCAGTTGTAATGCCGGGACTCCGGAAACATACAGCCTCGTGCATAACACCTCCCCCAAAGATTTCATCCGGGTTTGTGAAAATCTCACGAAAGCCGTACAGATTCGGGACGCTCATCAAACGAAGGTTGCCATAGGCGTCCAAATGCTGCTACTACCCGAAAACGCGTCGGAGGCTGAAATTTTGGCTCGCATCTGCCGGGATGAAATCGGCGCTGATTACCTCGTAATAAAACCCTATTCCCAACATAAACAGAGCTTGACTCGGAAATACGAAACCATTGACTACAATAACTGGCTGTACTTGGAGGAAGCGCTGGCAAAGTTGAATAATAACCGTTTTCATGTAGTATTTCGAACCCAGACCATGCGTAAATACCTGAAAAAAAGGGTTTATGAGACCTGTTTGTCCACACCTTTTTTTTGGGCCTATGTTGCTTCTTCCGGCGATCTTTACACATGCAGCGCATATTTGGGAGACCAGCGCTTCAACATCGGAAATCTTTTGGAAAACGATTTCAAAACTATCTGGGAAGGATCCAACCGCAAAGCCAACTGGGAATTGATAAAAAGTGGGTTGGACATTGAATCCTGCAGACTCAACTGCCGTATGGATGCGATTAATATATACCTGTGGCAATTGAAAAATCCTCCTTACCACGTCAATTTCATATAAACGGCCATGGGCCGTCCTTGGTCTATCTATACCCAGGCTTCGGCCCACAACAAAGATTGAAAGATCTTAGTCAGTTACCCATTCTTTCATATAAACAGCTATGGGCTGACCTGACATATCATCTGCCAGGCATAGCCCTCAACTAAATTTGAAAGATCTGTGAAGGATATTTACAACGATCGTCGGCCCTCAGATGCAGACGACAATAAGAGAACTTTGAATAATAGCTGATCTCAACATTTATCACTTATAAAATCAGGTGATTACAGTGTTGAAAACCGCAAAAAATGGAATTCTTCAAAGGTCTCAATAAAAATCTTTTTGAGGACTTCATGCCAAATCAGGGTCAAACAACGATGCGCTTTATGTGGCTTCCCAAACCCATTAGAAAGCATGTCAATAATTTGCTTGAACAAGAAATGCCTCGGGGAAGAGGATCTGCGGTTTACCGGACCCTCCCTGCACATCTTGACAAAGCGGAGGTAAACGGCAAACGCCACTTGGTCTTTGTCTGTTACTACGCTTATCCAAGCACCATCAAGAAAAGCGTGGCTCTGCGTCGAACCGGCAGATATCATACGACGCTTATCGCCTGCTGCATTCGCCAGGATTTGGATATTACATCCTGGTTTGACGATGCCTATGAGGTAGAACATTACAAAGAGCTGTTTAACGTACTTAATAATGCTGCACCAACGGTGATTACAGCATGCATACAGCCGTCCCTTTTAGGGGCCATCGTGCTGGAAGTTTGTCCCGATGCAAACGTTGTGGTGGATATTATGGATTCCGGATATTTCATGCGTAAGGATCCAAACCATATTGATTCATGCTTGGAACGAGCCGTATTGCAGCGAGCCAATACCCTTGTCCACAAAATGCCCCCACCGGCTATTAAAGAGCTGCGTGCGGCATGGGATGTTGACACCCCGGACGTCTTAGCGCATTGCTTGCCCATGACCGAACTTTTCCAAGACACTGTACCGCCTCCGGCACCGCCT
The DNA window shown above is from uncultured Desulfobacter sp. and carries:
- a CDS encoding SDR family oxidoreductase, which encodes MKALVTGGAGFIGSHLVDRLLAENITVVVIDNLETGRVENISHALANSRCTLHTTDISQPLSEDLFQNVDWVFHLAGLADIVPSIESPYRYHEVNTHGTVNVLEAARKSKVKRMVYAASSSCYGIPDVYPTPETAPIRTEYPYAHTKYAAETYVMHWSKVYKIPSIALRLFNVYGPRSRTGGTYGAVFGVFMAQKLAGRPFTVVGDGEQMRDFVYVSDVVEAFLAAARSNITQDIFNIGYGTPQTINTLVNLLGGEKIHIQDRPGEPKCTHADISKARAQLAWRPTIDFKTGVAEMLHHINMWKEAPIWDETSIAKATKAWFTQLA
- a CDS encoding PfkB family carbohydrate kinase is translated as MRYVQSSEKILSLAVLSNILEKRQNATIVHCHGVFDLVHIGHIRHFQEAKSLGDILVVTITPDEFVNKGPHRPVFSAKLRAESLAALEVIDYVAVNQWPTAVEIIKLLKPDIYVKGSEYRDINNDKTGKIIDEEKAVNSCGGRIHFTDDIVYSSSTLLNDFFSPFPEEVQRYLRNFSRQYDINDVLHYLENAQTVNVLAVGETILDEYVFCDTLGKSGKEPILAARCAGSEMYAGGILAIGNNLAAFTDNVSLLSSLGDKDSNKNFIQQNIVPVIKPHFINHEGPTIVKRRYVEQYPFQKLFEVYHMSNNDDRPEPHEKFRENLEELLPQADLVIVADYGHGLIDQKTAALICEKAKLLAVNTQVNAGNYGFNTVSKYTGADFICISEKELRLETRCRNGDIKKLMGNASEHLQCPKLLITKGKEGCICYDQHTGFHRIPAFTGKIVDRIGSGDTMLALSSLCVAQKAPLEIAGFLGNVAGALAVGTICNKTSLEKIPMMKNIISMLK
- a CDS encoding SIS domain-containing protein, translating into MNDILKAGSYLNYLNAMLMETQITDNVGHTYSLDDGVARMVSELIIIRNNGGLLALVGNGGSAAIVDHVHNDLGLSCGMCTLVFTNTPSLTAASNDFGYAAAYERQLACWSDYQGALLAISSSGASENILRAAKKARAIGMKIFTMTGFQQDNPLRKMGELNFYIKSDSYGIVELAHSCIAHCVTDTILMTSKNEKKI
- a CDS encoding radical SAM protein, which gives rise to MTQDRYGIDTHKLMFHPERVAAWRSARQEWQELKSIYPLYVEISPFGACNHRCTFCALDYMGYKPHSLPLTIMKNRLAEMGKLGVKSVMFAGEGEPLLYKEINELAASAVSAGIDIAFTTNGVLMNQDFIETTLPQTSWIKVSCNAGTPETYSLVHNTSPKDFIRVCENLTKAVQIRDAHQTKVAIGVQMLLLPENASEAEILARICRDEIGADYLVIKPYSQHKQSLTRKYETIDYNNWLYLEEALAKLNNNRFHVVFRTQTMRKYLKKRVYETCLSTPFFWAYVASSGDLYTCSAYLGDQRFNIGNLLENDFKTIWEGSNRKANWELIKSGLDIESCRLNCRMDAINIYLWQLKNPPYHVNFI